A single region of the Gasterosteus aculeatus chromosome 1, fGasAcu3.hap1.1, whole genome shotgun sequence genome encodes:
- the thpo gene encoding thrombopoietin isoform X3 produces the protein MAYSGWTHRLLVQPSSQKNYGERDRGPEGGHALCTQVACVGADTLDSPVQLPCVMLHASEWENKTLQQKSAEVVEALRVFWDGVRVAKNQSTSECQTSLLEKLERHMANYVAIVSRLQMQSGAGTPPPSSPRSCSSVTSTSEVLKQYGNLLRGKLERLAADLRDKAPESRQRSTAAEGRCG, from the exons ATGGCTTATAGCG GCTGGACCCACCGACTTTTGGTGCAACCGTCAAGTCAGAAAAACTATGGAGAAAGAGATCGTGGGCCTGAGGGCGGACATG CGCTGTGTACTCAGGTAGCCTGCGTGGGTGCAGACACTCTGGACTCTCCTGTACAGCTGCCGTGTGTTATGTTGCACGCAAGCGAATGGGAAAATAAAACG ctccagcagaaGAGTGCAGAGGTCGTCGAGGCCCTGCGGGTGTTTTGGGACGGCGTGCGGGTGGCGAAGAATCAGTCCACATCGGAGTGTCAGACCTCGCTGCTGGAGAAACTGGAGCGTCACATGGCGAACTACGTGGCCATCGTCAGCCGGCTGCAGATGCAG AGCGGCGCAGGGACGCCGCCTCCCTCTTCGCCACGGAGCTGCTCCAGCGTGACCTCCACCAGTGAAGTGCTGAAACAGTACGGGAACCTACTCCGGGGGAAACTGGAACGCCTTGCCGCCGACCTCCGGGACAAAGCCCCCGAGTCGCGTCAACGGTCAACCGCGGCTGAAGGACGATGCGGCTAA
- the thpo gene encoding thrombopoietin isoform X2 codes for MAYSGVLLLLIGGICSVQAGPTDFWCNRQVRKTMEKEIVGLRADMVACVGADTLDSPVQLPCVMLHASEWENKTLQQKSAEVVEALRVFWDGVRVAKNQSTSECQTSLLEKLERHMANYVAIVSRLQMQSGAGTPPPSSPRSCSSVTSTSEVLKQYGNLLRGKLERLAADLRDKAPESRQRSTAAEGRCG; via the exons ATGGCTTATAGCG gggtcctgctgctgctgattggagGGATTTGCTCTGTCCAGGCTGGACCCACCGACTTTTGGTGCAACCGTCAAGTCAGAAAAACTATGGAGAAAGAGATCGTGGGCCTGAGGGCGGACATG GTAGCCTGCGTGGGTGCAGACACTCTGGACTCTCCTGTACAGCTGCCGTGTGTTATGTTGCACGCAAGCGAATGGGAAAATAAAACG ctccagcagaaGAGTGCAGAGGTCGTCGAGGCCCTGCGGGTGTTTTGGGACGGCGTGCGGGTGGCGAAGAATCAGTCCACATCGGAGTGTCAGACCTCGCTGCTGGAGAAACTGGAGCGTCACATGGCGAACTACGTGGCCATCGTCAGCCGGCTGCAGATGCAG AGCGGCGCAGGGACGCCGCCTCCCTCTTCGCCACGGAGCTGCTCCAGCGTGACCTCCACCAGTGAAGTGCTGAAACAGTACGGGAACCTACTCCGGGGGAAACTGGAACGCCTTGCCGCCGACCTCCGGGACAAAGCCCCCGAGTCGCGTCAACGGTCAACCGCGGCTGAAGGACGATGCGGCTAA
- the thpo gene encoding thrombopoietin isoform X4: MEKEIVGLRADMPAWVQTLWTLLYSCRVLCCTQANGKIKRNCVNVSCVCLCVCVCVCLLQLQQKSAEVVEALRVFWDGVRVAKNQSTSECQTSLLEKLERHMANYVAIVSRLQMQSGAGTPPPSSPRSCSSVTSTSEVLKQYGNLLRGKLERLAADLRDKAPESRQRSTAAEGRCG; the protein is encoded by the exons ATGGAGAAAGAGATCGTGGGCCTGAGGGCGGACATG CCTGCGTGGGTGCAGACACTCTGGACTCTCCTGTACAGCTGCCGTGTGTTATGTTGCACGCAAGCGAATGGGAAAATAAAACG GAACTGTGTGAatgtttcgtgtgtgtgtttgtgtgtgtgtgtgtgtgtgtgccttctgcagctccagcagaaGAGTGCAGAGGTCGTCGAGGCCCTGCGGGTGTTTTGGGACGGCGTGCGGGTGGCGAAGAATCAGTCCACATCGGAGTGTCAGACCTCGCTGCTGGAGAAACTGGAGCGTCACATGGCGAACTACGTGGCCATCGTCAGCCGGCTGCAGATGCAG AGCGGCGCAGGGACGCCGCCTCCCTCTTCGCCACGGAGCTGCTCCAGCGTGACCTCCACCAGTGAAGTGCTGAAACAGTACGGGAACCTACTCCGGGGGAAACTGGAACGCCTTGCCGCCGACCTCCGGGACAAAGCCCCCGAGTCGCGTCAACGGTCAACCGCGGCTGAAGGACGATGCGGCTAA
- the thpo gene encoding thrombopoietin isoform X1, producing the protein MAYSGVLLLLIGGICSVQAGPTDFWCNRQVRKTMEKEIVGLRADMPAWVQTLWTLLYSCRVLCCTQANGKIKRNCVNVSCVCLCVCVCVCLLQLQQKSAEVVEALRVFWDGVRVAKNQSTSECQTSLLEKLERHMANYVAIVSRLQMQSGAGTPPPSSPRSCSSVTSTSEVLKQYGNLLRGKLERLAADLRDKAPESRQRSTAAEGRCG; encoded by the exons ATGGCTTATAGCG gggtcctgctgctgctgattggagGGATTTGCTCTGTCCAGGCTGGACCCACCGACTTTTGGTGCAACCGTCAAGTCAGAAAAACTATGGAGAAAGAGATCGTGGGCCTGAGGGCGGACATG CCTGCGTGGGTGCAGACACTCTGGACTCTCCTGTACAGCTGCCGTGTGTTATGTTGCACGCAAGCGAATGGGAAAATAAAACG GAACTGTGTGAatgtttcgtgtgtgtgtttgtgtgtgtgtgtgtgtgtgtgccttctgcagctccagcagaaGAGTGCAGAGGTCGTCGAGGCCCTGCGGGTGTTTTGGGACGGCGTGCGGGTGGCGAAGAATCAGTCCACATCGGAGTGTCAGACCTCGCTGCTGGAGAAACTGGAGCGTCACATGGCGAACTACGTGGCCATCGTCAGCCGGCTGCAGATGCAG AGCGGCGCAGGGACGCCGCCTCCCTCTTCGCCACGGAGCTGCTCCAGCGTGACCTCCACCAGTGAAGTGCTGAAACAGTACGGGAACCTACTCCGGGGGAAACTGGAACGCCTTGCCGCCGACCTCCGGGACAAAGCCCCCGAGTCGCGTCAACGGTCAACCGCGGCTGAAGGACGATGCGGCTAA
- the thpo gene encoding thrombopoietin isoform X5: MAYSGWTHRLLVQPSSQKNYGERDRGPEGGHACVGADTLDSPVQLPCVMLHASEWENKTLQQKSAEVVEALRVFWDGVRVAKNQSTSECQTSLLEKLERHMANYVAIVSRLQMQSGAGTPPPSSPRSCSSVTSTSEVLKQYGNLLRGKLERLAADLRDKAPESRQRSTAAEGRCG; this comes from the exons ATGGCTTATAGCG GCTGGACCCACCGACTTTTGGTGCAACCGTCAAGTCAGAAAAACTATGGAGAAAGAGATCGTGGGCCTGAGGGCGGACATG CCTGCGTGGGTGCAGACACTCTGGACTCTCCTGTACAGCTGCCGTGTGTTATGTTGCACGCAAGCGAATGGGAAAATAAAACG ctccagcagaaGAGTGCAGAGGTCGTCGAGGCCCTGCGGGTGTTTTGGGACGGCGTGCGGGTGGCGAAGAATCAGTCCACATCGGAGTGTCAGACCTCGCTGCTGGAGAAACTGGAGCGTCACATGGCGAACTACGTGGCCATCGTCAGCCGGCTGCAGATGCAG AGCGGCGCAGGGACGCCGCCTCCCTCTTCGCCACGGAGCTGCTCCAGCGTGACCTCCACCAGTGAAGTGCTGAAACAGTACGGGAACCTACTCCGGGGGAAACTGGAACGCCTTGCCGCCGACCTCCGGGACAAAGCCCCCGAGTCGCGTCAACGGTCAACCGCGGCTGAAGGACGATGCGGCTAA
- the LOC144410370 gene encoding uncharacterized protein LOC144410370 has translation MHSSVGVFEQELPGVETVKSDDEEDRHRQLPLCPAFSGGHDHVLLLPCSHPMCAHCIAAAQGTRSGRSTGRSGGRSGGRSTGRSGGQRTVTPAACLVPCQYCQCPVELPCRTWSSATSCLPKHPSLLGLGSLGLQRQSEDQSHVQHVQVEIHKGISHCRDASGATEPSCLHGSDAASYSAAPVDGDVDLREEEMERSVSGLRFTLDASNVPPSLVLSNSSLTVTYQGESLLQGHEARRSRTLDPLPQVGGDVVIARGQYYWEVDVCNSSVYRIGVSPLGGCGGWWLERRGPAFCAVYDGSRETLRTVPPQVKTLGVFLNVGGGALSFHNPLTREHLATLPTRFDPAGVLPALGLGQGRLRLRCGLPPPPHVFLGKDSDYRGPGVAGGGRWCRDVPFQSVKRVIRKFEELAVSDSGSGPVSGFGSSCSSWASLSDLGTGTFPRGGGRGTGMRNSSMGSLETHSSSRGGV, from the exons ATGCATTCAAGTGTTGGGGTGTTTGAGCAGGAGCTTCCGGGTGTGGAAACAGTGAAGTCCGATGATGAAGAAGACCGACACCGGCAGCTTCCTCTGTGTCCCGCCTTCAGCGGGGGGCACGACCACGTCCTCTTACTGCCGTGCTCTCACCCCATGTGTGCCCACTGCATAGCCGCCGCGCAGGGGACAAGATCAGGTCGGTCTACGGGTCGGTCTGGTGGTCGGTCTGGTGGTCGGTCTACTGGCCGGTCTGGTGGTCAGCGCACCGTCACCCCGGCGGCCTGCTTGGTGCCGTGCCAGTACTGCCAATGTCCTGTGGAGCTGCCATGCCGGACCTGGTCATCTGCCACGTCCTGTCTCCCAAAGCATCCCAGCCTTTTGGGTCTTGGGTCTTTGGGTCTTCAGAGACAGTCTGAAGATCAAAGTCACGTGCAACATGTGCAGGTGGAAATACACAAA GGGATCTCACACTGCCGCGATGCGAGTGGCGCGACAGAGCCCAGCTGCTTACATG GCTCTGATGCTGCCAGTTACTCGGCAGCACCAGTGGATGGCGATGTAGACCTAcgcgaggaggagatggagcggTCCGTCTCGG GACTACGTTTCACTCTGGACGCTTCAAATGTCCCTCCGTCCCTTGTTCTCTCCAACTCCTCCCTCACCGTCACCTACCAGGGAGAGAGTCTGCTTCAAGGCCACGAGGCCAGGAGATCCAGGACCTTGGACCCCTTGCCCCAGGTCGGCGGCGACGTGGTCATTGCACGAGGACAGTACTACTGGGAGGTGGACGTCTGTAACAGCTCCGTCTACAGGATCG GCGTCAGCCCACTGGGTGGTTGTGGCGGCTGGTGGCTTGAGAGACGGGGCCCCGCTTTTTGCGCGGTGTACGATGGGAGCCGCGAGACACTGCGCACCGTCCCGCCTCAAGTCAAAACCCTCGGGGTCTTCCTGAACGTCGGGGGCGGGGCCCTGAGTTTCCACAACCCTCTGACCCGGGAGCACCTGGCCACCTTGCCAACCCGCTTCGACCCGGCCGGGGTTCTCCCGGCCCTGGGCCTGGGCCAgggtcggctgcggctgcgctgtggcctcccacctcctccccacgTGTTCCTCGGCAAGGACTCTGACTACAGGGGTCCCGGCGTGGCCGGCGGGGGCCGTTGGTGCCGGGACGTTCCCTTCCAGTCGGTGAAGAGAGTGATACGGAAGTTTGAGGAGCTGGCCGTGTCGGACTCGGGCTCGGGCCCGGTGTCCGGCTTTGGGTCGTCCTGCTCCAGCTGGGCCTCCCTTTCAGATCTGGGCACTGGGACGTTTCCCcgcgggggtgggagggggacaGGAATGAGGAACTCTTCAATGGGATCACTGGAAACGCACTCCTCCTCCCGAGGGGGGGTTTGA
- the thpo gene encoding thrombopoietin isoform X6 has translation MADGQSSPPCAPLGVLLLLIGGICSVQAGPTDFWCNRQVRKTMEKEIVGLRADMVACVGADTLDSPVQLPCVMLHASEWENKTLQQKSAEVVEALRVFWDGVRVAKNQSTSECQTSLLEKLERHMANYVAIVSRLQMQSGAGTPPPSSPRSCSSVTSTSEVLKQYGNLLRGKLERLAADLRDKAPESRQRSTAAEGRCG, from the exons ATGGCCGATGGTCAGTCATCTCCACCGTGTGCCCCTCTAggggtcctgctgctgctgattggagGGATTTGCTCTGTCCAGGCTGGACCCACCGACTTTTGGTGCAACCGTCAAGTCAGAAAAACTATGGAGAAAGAGATCGTGGGCCTGAGGGCGGACATG GTAGCCTGCGTGGGTGCAGACACTCTGGACTCTCCTGTACAGCTGCCGTGTGTTATGTTGCACGCAAGCGAATGGGAAAATAAAACG ctccagcagaaGAGTGCAGAGGTCGTCGAGGCCCTGCGGGTGTTTTGGGACGGCGTGCGGGTGGCGAAGAATCAGTCCACATCGGAGTGTCAGACCTCGCTGCTGGAGAAACTGGAGCGTCACATGGCGAACTACGTGGCCATCGTCAGCCGGCTGCAGATGCAG AGCGGCGCAGGGACGCCGCCTCCCTCTTCGCCACGGAGCTGCTCCAGCGTGACCTCCACCAGTGAAGTGCTGAAACAGTACGGGAACCTACTCCGGGGGAAACTGGAACGCCTTGCCGCCGACCTCCGGGACAAAGCCCCCGAGTCGCGTCAACGGTCAACCGCGGCTGAAGGACGATGCGGCTAA
- the thpo gene encoding thrombopoietin isoform X7, with product MEKEIVGLRADMVACVGADTLDSPVQLPCVMLHASEWENKTLQQKSAEVVEALRVFWDGVRVAKNQSTSECQTSLLEKLERHMANYVAIVSRLQMQSGAGTPPPSSPRSCSSVTSTSEVLKQYGNLLRGKLERLAADLRDKAPESRQRSTAAEGRCG from the exons ATGGAGAAAGAGATCGTGGGCCTGAGGGCGGACATG GTAGCCTGCGTGGGTGCAGACACTCTGGACTCTCCTGTACAGCTGCCGTGTGTTATGTTGCACGCAAGCGAATGGGAAAATAAAACG ctccagcagaaGAGTGCAGAGGTCGTCGAGGCCCTGCGGGTGTTTTGGGACGGCGTGCGGGTGGCGAAGAATCAGTCCACATCGGAGTGTCAGACCTCGCTGCTGGAGAAACTGGAGCGTCACATGGCGAACTACGTGGCCATCGTCAGCCGGCTGCAGATGCAG AGCGGCGCAGGGACGCCGCCTCCCTCTTCGCCACGGAGCTGCTCCAGCGTGACCTCCACCAGTGAAGTGCTGAAACAGTACGGGAACCTACTCCGGGGGAAACTGGAACGCCTTGCCGCCGACCTCCGGGACAAAGCCCCCGAGTCGCGTCAACGGTCAACCGCGGCTGAAGGACGATGCGGCTAA